A genomic region of Paroedura picta isolate Pp20150507F chromosome 4, Ppicta_v3.0, whole genome shotgun sequence contains the following coding sequences:
- the LOC143836528 gene encoding uncharacterized protein LOC143836528, producing the protein MARMISATSFLLLLFLPPKSCLPLEWPWPAPPRITPLGGSKWEAGPSPHQWEDEPSRPPSSPTDHQLLSQRPQQSCKPPEVHTPLPWQQRSRRSAPSSKRREGRPNSLDLTFHLLREFLEMSREERLAQKARSNRILLQNIGK; encoded by the coding sequence ATGGCGAGGATGATTTCAGCCACTTCGTTCCTCCTCTTGCTCTTCCTCCCGCCCAAGAGCTGCCTCCCTCTGGAGTGGCCCTGGCCGGCCCCGCCTCGCATCACCCCACTCGGTGGCTCCAAGTGGGAGGCCGGGCCCAGCCCCCATCAGTGGGAGGACGAGCCCTCGAGACCACCGTCCAGCCCCACGGACCACCAGCTCCTGAGTCAAAGGCCTCAGCAGTCCTGCAAGCCTCCGGAGGTCCACACCCCTCTCCCCTGGCAGCAGAGATCCAGGCGGTCAGCTCCTTCCTCCAAGAGGCGTGAGGGGCGCCCCAACTCCCTGGACTTGACTTTCCACCTCCTGCGCGAATTCCTGGAGATGTCGCGGGAGGAGAGACTGGCCCAGAAAGCGCGGAGCAACAGAATCCTCCTGCAGAATATAGGCAAATGA